The following are encoded in a window of Mycoplasmopsis verecunda genomic DNA:
- the recO gene encoding DNA repair protein RecO: MVSIERAVVLDIKEYEDNKFLVTFFSQRGAFSLYAQGLDKPYSKNRNNLIIGSIVELEYFRARFDTKVGKLKKASVAKLFDTTNVGNNLFFNKLKTVFQNIKIPNHLFTEYDRYFYEIGKHNNDYILTYFVAQLLVVLGYCNYFNKCRVCGSTRNFASFDIQYGGFICIKHDGIETDIDIPTLQCIWSSFHSFNSYMYQANNVINKFILNNYVKFLYTQGIYIEK; the protein is encoded by the coding sequence ATGGTTAGTATAGAACGAGCTGTTGTTTTAGATATCAAAGAATATGAAGATAATAAGTTTTTAGTCACTTTTTTTAGTCAAAGAGGTGCTTTTTCACTTTATGCTCAAGGACTTGATAAACCATATTCTAAAAACCGCAATAATTTAATAATTGGCTCAATTGTAGAACTAGAATATTTTAGAGCTCGTTTTGATACTAAAGTAGGAAAATTAAAAAAAGCTTCTGTTGCTAAGTTATTTGATACAACTAATGTTGGAAATAATTTATTTTTTAATAAATTAAAAACAGTCTTTCAGAATATCAAAATTCCTAATCACTTATTTACTGAATACGATAGATATTTTTATGAAATTGGTAAACATAATAACGATTACATTTTGACTTATTTTGTAGCTCAATTACTAGTTGTACTTGGATATTGTAATTATTTTAATAAATGTAGAGTGTGTGGAAGTACACGTAATTTTGCTTCATTTGATATTCAATATGGTGGATTTATTTGTATAAAACATGATGGTATTGAAACTGATATTGATATACCTACATTACAATGTATTTGATCATCTTTTCATAGTTTTAATTCTTATATGTATCAAGCTAATAATGTTATTAATAAATTTATTTTAAATAATTATGTTAAATTTCTCTATACCCAAGGTATATACATTGAAAAATAA
- a CDS encoding DAK2 domain-containing protein codes for MQDKKILTGEILANALISGANALINAKNRIDALNVFPVPDGDTGTNMASTISATISNLENNKDQDVSTILSTMAHDMIYEARGNSGVILSQIFKGFALGTTDKKDLNTADLIKAFEGATARAYKSVFKPVEGTILTVIRETTEYLKEEFKNKEVSYTEFFDKVLQFARKSCDETPNKLKTLREVGVTDSGGEGLYTIFWGVNEALNDRFVEISESTGDINNFISETEVYEGEFGYCTEVLIDLDYPEKFDKESFTKRLEKIANSLVVVNDDNLVKVHGHAVKPGKLLNLAQEYGEFIKIKSENMTLQANYSKANAEKMKQESQDNAERRLCGVVSCNLGSGIVNKMKELGCDFVVESGQTQNPSAQDLINAIDNVNAETVFILTNNSNIILVAQQVAQVVDNKNIVVVPTKSQMQGITAMINFNHDISAEENLEMIEESIETVVTGEVTKAIRNTTLNGVKIRNGSYLAIVDGKIISSHSSVKTAVKAILKATVKPSTELVSLYYGDESSQNEAEEISNYIDAAYNCEVEIVEGNQPTYQLLIGIE; via the coding sequence ATGCAGGATAAAAAAATATTAACAGGTGAAATTTTAGCTAATGCTTTAATTTCAGGAGCTAATGCTTTAATAAATGCTAAAAACCGAATCGATGCGCTAAATGTTTTCCCTGTTCCTGATGGAGACACAGGGACTAACATGGCTTCAACTATTTCAGCAACCATTAGTAATTTAGAAAATAATAAAGATCAAGATGTTTCTACAATTTTAAGTACAATGGCACACGATATGATTTATGAAGCTCGCGGAAACTCAGGGGTTATTTTATCTCAAATTTTCAAAGGTTTCGCATTAGGAACAACTGATAAAAAAGATTTAAATACAGCAGATTTAATTAAAGCTTTTGAAGGTGCAACGGCTAGAGCTTATAAATCAGTATTTAAACCTGTTGAAGGTACTATTTTAACTGTAATTCGTGAAACTACAGAATATTTAAAAGAAGAATTTAAAAATAAAGAAGTTTCATATACAGAATTCTTTGATAAAGTACTGCAATTTGCTCGTAAAAGTTGTGATGAAACACCTAATAAACTTAAAACATTAAGAGAAGTTGGAGTTACTGACAGTGGTGGTGAGGGACTTTACACTATTTTTTGAGGAGTAAATGAAGCTTTAAATGATCGCTTCGTTGAAATATCAGAAAGTACAGGTGATATTAATAATTTCATTAGCGAAACTGAAGTTTATGAAGGTGAATTTGGATATTGTACTGAGGTATTAATTGATTTAGATTATCCTGAAAAGTTTGATAAGGAAAGTTTTACAAAAAGATTAGAAAAAATCGCTAATTCATTAGTTGTGGTTAATGATGATAATTTAGTTAAAGTACACGGACATGCAGTTAAACCTGGTAAATTATTAAACTTAGCTCAAGAATATGGTGAATTTATCAAAATTAAATCTGAAAACATGACTTTACAAGCTAACTATTCAAAAGCAAATGCTGAAAAAATGAAGCAAGAGTCACAAGATAATGCTGAAAGAAGATTATGTGGAGTGGTTTCATGTAATTTAGGTAGTGGTATTGTAAATAAAATGAAAGAGTTAGGGTGTGATTTTGTTGTTGAATCTGGTCAAACACAAAATCCATCAGCACAAGATTTAATTAATGCAATTGATAATGTTAATGCAGAAACTGTCTTTATTCTGACAAATAATTCAAATATTATCTTAGTTGCTCAACAAGTTGCTCAAGTAGTTGATAATAAAAATATTGTAGTAGTTCCTACTAAATCACAAATGCAAGGAATTACAGCAATGATTAATTTCAACCATGATATTTCTGCTGAAGAAAACTTAGAAATGATCGAGGAATCAATTGAAACAGTAGTTACAGGTGAGGTAACTAAAGCGATAAGAAACACAACACTTAATGGTGTAAAAATTAGAAATGGTTCATATTTAGCAATTGTGGATGGAAAAATTATTTCATCACATTCATCAGTTAAAACAGCTGTTAAGGCAATTCTAAAAGCTACTGTGAAACCTTCAACTGAATTAGTATCTTTATACTATGGAGATGAAAGTTCACAAAATGAAGCTGAAGAAATATCTAACTACATAGATGCTGCATATAATTGTGAGGTTGAAATTGTTGAAGGAAATCAGCCAACATATCAATTATTGATAGGAATAGAATAA
- the rsmA gene encoding 16S rRNA (adenine(1518)-N(6)/adenine(1519)-N(6))-dimethyltransferase RsmA, which translates to MKTNTKEIYAKKKFGQNFLKDQNILNKIVNVFDINNQDVIEIGPGRGALTKQLLNKVNHLTAFEIDQDMIDVLNSEIHDNKLTLIHKDFLEADLSDFNNVYLIANIPYYITTDILFKIFDYKDKFQGILIMVQKEVAQRICAKKNTKEYSKLSVTAQYLADCKLEFIVPRNCFSPAPKVDSAIISLVFKPDIDNNEWNKLKDFFKLCFANKRKKLSYSLKEKYPATKVFESITALGYDDNIRIQQLDIDEIITLYKLLEK; encoded by the coding sequence ATGAAAACTAATACAAAAGAAATATATGCAAAAAAGAAGTTTGGACAAAACTTCTTAAAAGATCAAAATATACTAAATAAAATAGTCAATGTATTTGATATTAATAATCAAGATGTTATCGAAATTGGGCCTGGACGTGGTGCATTAACAAAACAATTACTTAATAAAGTTAATCATTTAACTGCTTTTGAAATTGATCAAGATATGATAGATGTTTTAAATAGTGAAATCCATGATAACAAACTTACATTAATTCATAAAGATTTTTTAGAAGCTGATTTATCTGATTTTAATAATGTTTATTTGATAGCAAATATTCCTTATTACATTACAACTGATATTTTGTTTAAAATATTTGATTATAAAGACAAATTCCAAGGCATTTTAATAATGGTGCAAAAAGAAGTTGCTCAAAGAATATGTGCTAAGAAAAACACCAAAGAATATTCAAAGCTATCTGTAACGGCACAGTATTTAGCTGATTGCAAATTAGAATTTATAGTTCCAAGAAATTGTTTTTCTCCTGCTCCAAAAGTTGATTCAGCTATCATTTCACTAGTATTTAAACCGGATATTGATAATAATGAATGAAACAAATTAAAAGATTTTTTCAAATTATGTTTTGCTAATAAACGCAAAAAATTATCTTATTCATTAAAAGAAAAATATCCTGCTACAAAAGTGTTTGAATCAATTACTGCCTTAGGATACGATGATAATATTCGAATTCAACAATTAGATATTGATGAAATTATTACTTTATATAAATTATTAGAAAAATAA